The genomic stretch ATATCTACATCATTCCTACATGCAACTTTTATCTACAGCTAATATAAATAGACCTCTCACCAGATAATTAACCGACTGTCCTGCTCTACGTAAATATTTAAGCCTCATGTCCTTAGCTCTTGTCATAGCTTCTTTGAAGTCATCCTTCAGCCTATCATGAATGGATTCATATTTCCTCATCCCAGCCCGCGTCTGACGCCCTTTCGAAATGCTTGATTAACCATGTATGATACATCAGATCTATCATAATCCCAAAGATGATAACCAAATGCCAGTGCCGGAAAAAGTTTcatgtccacaatttttaacCATACTTTGTCAGATCTACATAACCACCGATTTGTCCCAGAACCGCATTCACCGCTCCAAAGAATTTTCTAATTCTGACCTCCACCATATGTCGAGGTTGTACAAATGAATCCATACTCACGCCTACATGCGATATGTTGATTTGAATGGAAGAATGCAACCATCAAGTGCCAACTGGGGATCAAAAAATGAGATCTTCCGATTCCTGATGAACAAAGTTACAAAGCTTTTCTTGCTGTTGAGTAGTAATCCCTTCTCAGTTGCAAATGACGTACATATGTCAAGCATCCTCTGTGTCCCATTTCAGTGTAGGGGAAATCAAAGTTACATCATCAGCATAAGCCAGGCAGCCAACAAAGGCAGGACCCACTCTAGCACCATATCCACAATTCTTTTAGCCTTATCAGTAAATCctcaatataaatattaaagaAGGACGGAGAAAGAACACTTCCTTGTCGGACAGCGTTACCAACAGTAAACTTCTCTGACAGTTGGGTTTTCCATTTGACATGCATGGTCTGCTTCTCATACCACACCGGCACTCCCATTTCCAATAACGTGATAAAAAGATTGTAGTACGGCACTCTATCGTAGGCTTTAAATAGGTCTAGAGCACATACGAAAACCTTATCATTTCCCTCTTCAGGTAATAGTCAACCGTACTTTTAAGCACAAATGAGCAATTTGCACAACTGTGTTTACACTGGAAACCGAATTGTTGCTCTTTAGTTACTAACAAGCTCTCTATCCGATCCAACAGAACTAACTCTAATACTGTAGATATCACTCAAGATATAGCAATGCCTCGATAGTTATTCACCTCTATAATATCTCCACATCTATCTTTGATGATAGGAACTATGACTGACGAAAGGAACTGATGTGGAACAAACGAGTGTCTGAGAAACATTGTGAAAGCGATACTCAGATGTAAGGCAAGCATACCTCCACCATACTTGATATGCTCTGGTTGGATACCATCTAAACCTGCCGCCTTTTGCATCTTAAGATGCCGTACAGCCTTTACAACCTCAGCaactttgatatcaacacatcACCATGAAAGATTGGGTCTACCCATTTGCTTTCGTATCATCGTTTCAAACTTCATTCGCTCTTCGATTCTCCTCTGAGAAGGCTCACTATTAGCCACAGCAGCAAAATGCTCTCTCCAACGACACAGAATGTTCATATCAGACCAGGCTTGACCAATCCTTGTAGATGCTCCCTCTGAGTTTGGCCTTATTCCTCTCTTCAGTCTACCCCAGAAGTGGTCATGATGATCCATGTTCAGGTCTCTACCTAGATATTCGCCAAACGTCTTCTTTTCCTCTTTCTTCCAACTCTTGAGCTTAGTTTTAAACTGCTTACGAGACTTCAACATCGACCCAGACAAAAGCCCATGTCGTGGCTTACCAACTGCCATCCAGGTAGAATAGTCCTTATTCGAGGCTCGTTTTACATCTTCAGTTCATGGTTCCATCCCagtttctttgtcatcttgtTTTTTCTCATCGGAATGCATAGTTTGCAGATCTCGTTATCGCAGAGGACACATTATCATAAAAGGCTTGTATTGAAAGACCGTCCTCACACAGAAGTGGTTCATTGCATATTGCAGCCTCTACAGGAATATATATATCAATTGTAAATCCATTTCTAAACTTTGTTGGTACTTGTTGAGGTCTGATTCAGTCGCCTCTTTCCATAACAGCTGTTTAGAAACCAAGCAATGATTCTTCTCATTACTAACAGTCGTAACAACAATATTCATAGACATCATAATGGCCCAGTGATCAGAAGACATATTACCATCTTCTCTGATTACAAAACTCTCAACAAGTTCCTGTATAGATTGTGATACACATACATAATCAATCCACGATTTCCGACTAAAGTTGTAATTGTGCCATGTATTCATGCAGCTTGCATTAGAATCCCTAAGACCCACAGCTGAAAAGCTATGTTCCAACAAGAAAGATTCCAGGTCTGCCAGAAAAACGACTGATATATCGCAAATCAGTGTTGAAATCACCTAATAACAAAACATGGTCATATTGCACAATTTCTAGAGTTCCTTCCAAGAAGCCCAACTCCATGATGTACTCATTCAAAGCATCACCATCACCGTAGTCTACAGGCATATGTAAATAAGGATATATTACAAGAATAACCGTTCGTAATTATTCTGTTAGACGTATTGATTAGCAGTTATGCGTATATACTGTAAGGTCACTAATATAAGTTTGTTGGACTAACAAAGCTGTCAACTCTAACTAGATAAAGGGGATCACATCTACCAGtgataacgcgcgttagagtCTGATTAGACGTGTGAGTCAGTTGTCTCTACGTAGTTTTGGACGTCTCAAGCTAGGAAGTCAAGGATAGAAGAAAGGTATGAATATATATTTAGCGTAGTGTTTAAAGAAAGCCTGAAGTTGACGGCTCTCGTAGTTTAGCTCATTATTAGCATctacataaaaataaatagTATCCTAGGCTATGCTCCCAGTTCACAAAGAAGTTCCTTCGCCTATGATTTATTATTGTTGCGGTTTGAAAAGCACAAACCCTCTCACCACGGATCCAATATTTTTcaagcctcgacctcccagacccgtgtagcgccgattcaattttgaatcggcgctacacgggtgtgggaggccgaggctaatatttttcaaagcaaactataaaaaataaaaaacattttgagaaaatgatgggtatgtagagatgagtatgtacttaatcatgctcatctcctacatcacaatccagtactgtgagtgtcacacacgactgctgcgttttaattaatttaggtaaaaagattgtgatgtaggagatgagcatgattaagtacatacccatccctacatacccatcattttctcaaaatgtttttagacttgtgtagtttgaaatggaaatgacagtcctagtaaacgtgtacgtgcagctcggccgggatttcaatctttgattgcacctctaaacaactcccacgttacgctcagcatacacgaaagtacgtagcagctgacagatgtacgtaataacactgattgcatctataaacaactcccattacctagggttccacgaaagagatacacgcttacatgcacagagagtcagacaggacgtcgcgccgttgaacatagtcgtacatgttcaactacacgcaactgtaagcagcatgtagccgcaggtggaagtggcagctaggcttccaaacggtagtcacatgtacacacgtgaccggaacaacatggcgttgtgggaagcagtacgtggaattacatggcagcagttgactgatacaaggtgactttgcacatttctagctggtgggtcagtgcaattcttcggacaagagcgaatcgtttggtgtgactctcgtcgttgtagctgctttgAGTGAGgtgctagcctggctgacaaaagtgaaatgtgaaaagtgaaatgtgaaatgtgaaagaataaatcgggatttttacttgccgatagctggcctctgaggcgcttagtgtcagcggtgatagtctggctaccattaggaacgtttgaagttgagcgctacgtggggTCCGggatctctgtaatgagttctgagagatccggttcggatgctgtacagggactattctgttcacggggactattctgttcaagtggcctattctgttcatatttgctcctattctgttcaccggggactatttTGTTTACACAATTGAACCCACCCTAGCGgagactatcctgttcacgtaccctagcggggactatcctgttcaccggggactatcctgttcacgttaTAGCGGGACCTCCTGTTCATGGCGACTGTCTTGTTCACAAGCGACTATCGGAGTATCCTGTTTACgacgactattctgcatgttcacactagccatacaGTGTTCATCGCGACTATATGGGGATTCTGGGACCTCAGACGCATGCGTACATACTTATGCCTCTATCTTAGCGTGTTGATGTTCTGCCGCCGGCCTTGCACTTCAACAACGACATGCTGGCAGTGAGAATTTGTAGCTCATCATGTTCAGTGAAACAGCACAGCTAGggttgctgtaaaacgcagactgcagactacgaaCTGTCCCTTCTACCACACACAATATAGCAACAAAACAGTTTGCAAACAGACTCTGTAGTGCGTTGGTCGCCTCGCCTGCAGCTGGTTTCACTAGAGCTAGTTGTCGCATGCCATCAACGGGCGCAAATCTCTAGCTAGACGACGTAGGCCTACGCGCGCCACTCGCAGTAGATCGAGATCTATAGAAGCAGCTTCGAAGAGGCTTAGCTGTGCTGTTTTACTGAACACGATGAGCTACAAATTCTCACTGCCAGCATGTCGTTGTTGAAGCGCAAGGCCGGTGGCAGAACATCAACACGCAAAGGTAGAGGGATAAGTATGTACGCATGCGTCTGAGGTCCCAGAGTCGCCAttccgtagtctgcagtctgcgttttacagcaaccCTAGCTGTGCTGTTTCACTGAACATGATGAGCTACAAATTCTCACTGCCAGCATGTCGTTGTTGAAGCGCAAGGCTGGCGGCAGAACATCAACACGCGAAGGTATAGGCATAAGTATGTACGCATGCGTCTGAGGTCCAAGAATTCCCATTCCGTATAGTCTGCAGTATGCGTAGTttgcagtctgcgttttacagcaaccCCCTgtaaacaggatagtcgcTGCGAACtggatagtcgccatgaacactgtatggctagtgtgaacatgcagaatagtcgtcGCGAACAGGATACTccgatagtcgcctgtgaacaagatagtcgccgtgaacagaatagtccccggtgaacaggatagtccccacaagggtgggttcaaattgcgtgaacaaaatagtcgCCAGTGAACAGAacaggagcaaatatgaacggaatagtccctgtacagatgcgtttggatacttttgtatgggccgccattttagattcttcgcatccctaccTAGGGAGTGCTACCGCATTTTGCACCCTGTAACTATTGTTAAGTTATGACTACTTATAATTGTAATGCTCTTCAAGCCTTCAAATAGCTTTCCTCTAATATAGGCGCTATGAGTTAGGTTATATTATATTCTAACCTAGTACTACCCGCCCTaggggcggtggcaatctatcgttgtacgtacatgtacgccacttctgcagAGAAGACGCATCTTCCGTaacacacggacgcacgcacgcaagcaaaagcggcccggtgagccggcgcATCTTGTACTCTGGGAATCAGAGGATGACGTGTACAGTTGCTGGCGAGCAcgcgtcacatccgcatactcggttaattgattcagcaaacaaactccggctcaTCTCATTGCAgaacgccaaagtctcgtttctggccgaAATCCGACTAGACCGTTCGTCTTGGACGGTTGAACTCGACCAGGACGTCGCGTTTCACGACGATcggagaccggcgtcgtgtcgatcggcgcgttacagacatgtggacatgTGGATAGGTGGACAGGTGGACAGgtggacaggtggacagacggaagtaggcgttcccgagcgttcgcgtattatagtataagaTTTTATTTTTAACTTGAAATGTTTTTCAATGTTACTCTGTGTTGTCAAATTAATTCCGCTGTAGCTTCTCTACCTTGATTTGCATGCACAGGCCGtcttttaaatttaaatttaaattttacttttgcgaaatctatttaattaattaagttaattaattgacacaAAAATCAAAGCTTGGTTTTTAACATTAATTTAAGTGCTGTAACTACACTTGCAAACAATTTCTAGGACTCCCTACAAGTCGACACATGTAGCCTCGttcccagactcacgtgagtctggcagTGTCCCgttcccgtatgacattttcagcctcccgtgagtctggactcaccgcgcctactttcacacacttacttcactaagtgtcaccccacgtcatagtcttggcaccccacgtgactaaaaagtacctacgtcacaaactcaattagcttacatctatctaatgtgtgacccggCAGATtctgtatcacgcccaagcttccgaacagcgtatggtgactctccacggtgagtgatgcaccacgttcacgctatccaaatctcaagacgacttcagcatgtggaaaggtgagtgtattcctagctaagttattgacctactcgcgtagactggcgagcctgccaagtctagttacagcgatccggacagcgcgtgtagttcactcgttgtttcgtcgcacatccgctatctgcacggcccttgctagtgcagactctaatggccagtagggcgcgcaatggcaacaagagacacattgacGTGGAATTGCAGTCCGCTCTCCGTGTTTTCcattatgatgactttcgggagagtaaacttgaagtctccagggccattctagggggaaaagacatctttgtccggacaaacaacgagtgaatacacgtggagtccggatcgctgtaactagacttggcaggctcgccagtctacgagagtaggacaataacttagctaggaatacactgaccttccacatgctgaagtcatcttgagatttggatagcgtgaacgtggtgcatcactcaccgtggagagtcaccatgcgctgttcgGAAGCTTGGGCGTGCTACagaatctgctgggtcacatattagatagatataagctaattgagtttgtgacgtaagtactttttagtcacgtggggtgccaagactatgacgtggggtgacacttagtgaagtaagtgtgtgaaagtaggcgcggtgagtcacgggaggctgaaagtgtcatacgggaaccggacactgctagactcacgtgagtctgggacGAGGCTATCTCATGGTACGACAAACGTACAGCTATAGCTACTCTAGCCGCTATTTCTTATTTCGAGTAATACTTATATTGACCATTTAATATTCCAGGATGATACAAAACCAACAGACTCGATCTCCTTCGAAACTGTTCTTGATGTCAAGCTACACCGAGGTCGAAATCTGAAGAAAACTCGATTTGAGAAAAGTATACATTTACGGATTTGACAGGATTAATTGTTTGGTAGGTAAAAATTCTATTTTCAGTCAATTAGTGTTATTATTATAGGTAAGAGTCTCTTTCTGGACAAGACAATGGATCCGTACATCCGCTTTGAAGTGACCAACCCCAAGGGAACAGCTGACGCTGTACAAAAGTCCCCGTCTATAGAGAATGACGAAAACCCCGTTTGGAACCCGGAATACGAAGCGACGTTTGTTCTTCAGAACCCTCTGGAACGAGGGCAGTTAGTAATGACTATGTGGGACGCGAGTTACTTGTTTGACAGCCAAATGTCTAATTCTGTTTCTTTGGATCTAAATGATTTTAATATCGGTGATGAATATCAGCAAAAGACGGTAAAGATACACGTAAGAGACCAACCTAGCTAGGTACTGATTTTTTATTGCAAAAATACATTAAATTTTTGACAGAAAAATGGTGAAATTGATATTTCATTGCGTTTGCGCAGGTACTCATATATACGTCTGAACAGTTCcctataattattattgtctAACAATTACACTTTTCGTTTAGTGAAAGAGAATTCGAAGAAGATGCAATTGATTATAAAGAGCCTACAATGATTCAAGGAGCTCTAGACAAGGTACGTGCATGCAGTCTAGGTCATTGTATAAGTGCAAAATAAAATGTATTTTTACCTTAGCTAGCGTAGACTGCAGTGGCActagacattaattaatcagtttgCGTACAAATAGTATAAAATTGGTATCTTGAAGCCagtaaattttttaaaaacaTAATTAATTGACGTTGCTACAAATATCTAAGTACTTAAACAAGTAATTGATTATGTATATGCTGTTTTGATATGCAGGAGCTCTATTCTGACCCTGACGTTGTACGTCTAGACGTCATCATCCATTCGGCAAGTGACTTGAAGAGAACACTTTACCGGAAACGTTGTTGCTTTACGTTTTATGCTAGCAGCATGGTGATTGTCAACATGATTTTTTCTTTCAGTGGTAGATACGTTTGGACATAGTAAAACGGATCCATACGTTCAACTCCATATTACAAAACCTTGGGAAAAGGCAAAAGATGCTGCTAAACAGAACACCGCTTACAGGCcgaacacagacacacccgaGTGGGAAGAAGAGTTCTCTTTTCTTATCGACAAACGAGGAGGAGTAGGCCAGCTGAAGATGACACTGTGGGATTCTAATCTTGTCATTGATCATCAATTGTCGAGTCCTCTAGTCATCGAGCTAAAAGACATCAAGATGGGATTGGAGTTTGAAGAAAGAGAAGATAGTGTTCACGTAAATGTACAATCTACGAGCACTGAAATGCATATTACATTACTGTTTTGACAGGGTGAAGCAAAGTTGAAGTATTCCTTGCGAATTAGAAGGTATGTTTAATTGATAGTATTTACGTGTAACGCCACGTTATGCCTGTTTTAGATAAGGATTTGCATTCCTAACTGCCGACAAAAGCTTAGAACGAAATTCTTCGTACCGTTTAGAGTTTAATATATATCTGGGTAGTAGacttggaagtcacgtgcagttacttACTCACCCTTATATACTAGTAGCTTGACACGCATTCTTGATTTGGCGCTCTCCGTTTTCGACGTATACGGCATACCCCGTCATTTTGTCACGTTGAAGAcattgctgccgttgcaggaaacaggtgTACCAAACGTGGCACCTATTCGACGCGCGTGAACAGGTAAACGAAGGTAGCCGTATTTTAAAGACCCGGATCTActtaaaaatattatttatgcTTTTATCGCGATCGACGTCGCCGGTAATAAGCGACACGCTCTGCATGTGCGTACTGTACGAGAATGGGCAGTTTTAATTGGGTAGAGATCCGATGCGCCGGACTAGAGAAATTCGAGCGTGAGTGAAGGCGGGTTTGATCGGCAACAAATCGCGTCGTCCCGATAGAAGACGACGACAGACTCACTGTCGAATTCCATGGATTCGgagtgcgcgagccaaattcgacGGAGATCAGACTAGCGGCGGCGGAGATACGTCCggccacacacatgcacacacacacacacacacacacacacgcacgcacacacacacacacacacacacacacacacacacacacacacacgcacgcacacacacacacacacacacacacacacacacacacacacacacacacacagctcttcTATATATGTCAGCAGCTGCGAAGCGTGCTTTGTTATAACAATCTAGTTTATATTTTCTAGAGTGGAATGAGAGCAAACAGAAAGTTTTGTAGCATTAAACATGCAGAGAAGTAAAAAGGGATGAGGGTGGGTAAGCATAATTGGGAAATGCCTTTTATCGGTGCttataatattaatgttttcaATGACAACACCAGTAATTATTTCAAAATACGTTGATTTATGCAGACCAACCGCTGATTTGCGATTTGGCCAAGAGTTACACGAGGAAGAGACTCTGATTGTGGCCAAGAGAAAGACAAAGGCTAAAGAAGCGATCACATCTCTTTTCTCTGACATCAAAGTATCAAAGGTactgcaatttaattaattacgatCGATCAAGTTTAAAGCGTCCAATAATTTAGAGataataaaaatttgaaaatactTGTTTTGATAACACTGATTTGCCATTTGATATATAAAGGTTCCCACTATCAGTCTAATTGGTTCCGGTGGTGGATTTCGAGCGATGATCGGCGTGTCTGGTGCTATAACGGCATTGAAAGAAGCTGAATTGTTAGACTGCTGCACCTACATGTCAACTCTGTCTGGATCTACTTGGTAAGACACGCAACTCACTAGTCTCCAGTAAAGTAAATGCATTTTACTTAGAATTTATgcagtgtgtgttgtgtgtgtgtgtgtgtgtgtgtgtgtgtgtgtgtgtgtgtgtgtgtgtgtgcatgtacttttTCAATGTGTTTGGACATGggtacttgaagacagaaggCTTTAAGCAATTAGGACAAACGACTGGTGATTCTATTTTAACTGTAATTTTGCATTGCAAGTACTGAAATGTTCATGTCCACGAAACATGCCTAAACGCGTTTCTGCAATGtcgctatctgtctgtctgtctgtctgtctgtctgtctgtctgtctgtctgtctgtctgtctgtaattaGTAAATTGCTGTTTATTGGTCTTGCTCAACGTTAGGTATTTGTCAGTGCTGTACGCCCTGAGAAATGGTATGAATATTTACAAGTGCAACGAATATCTGAAAGAGAGATGCGTAGAAATGTCATCTATCATACACCCATCTACAGTCAAGCAGCATTTTTATGAAATTGAAAGAAAGCATCGTGATGGGCTTCACGTGTCGGCAGTCGACGTCTGGGGATCTCTTCTTGGACAAGTTCTTCAGCCAGATTTAGAAAAGAAGGAAAGAACTCGACTCTCTGACGCTCAGCAGCGTGTACGCAGCTGTCAGATGCCGTTCCCTATATACACTGCGGTGATGGTTCAGCGACACACAGCTGAAGAAGCATATGCTGGTGAGGAAAAAGTTCATTTGCTCCTATGCTAACGTCTTGTGATAAAAATAACTTTTGAATCATTTCTAGTTAGCATGCATCTGTTACCAGCTAGAGAGAAAGGCATGAAATTAGATAGACCCACCCGGACTGGTGCAATAGCAAAGTAtcttacaaaacaaaacaaaaaaactaGAGAAAGTGACcaatttttgtaattatttttaataattattaagtaaCTCGTATTGATTTTATCTGCATTCCCATAGAATTTGACAGGACGAAATAGTCAAATGAACCAAAGAGCAGTCTCTCTCTATTTTAGAAAATTGGTCAATATTGATCATGCTCTAAGAAGGAAATATGTTATGAAGTATACAAAATTACTAAATAGAGGACAAATGCAGATATAGCTTAAGAGAGTTGTTAGAGTGGACTTtatttacagacaaacaagtagcaTAAACATCAATATAAAGTCAAAACGCCACATTTCTGTCAAAAACACGACAACTTTGTTAAATTGAGCTACAAAAACTTGCAAAGAATGACCATGGTATAGACTGAACATTGTATAGTCACCAAACTTAATTAAGGAGCGAATAGTCTTAACGGTAGCTCTCACCGTGAAGTAACGCAATAGCAATACAGCTGACACAGTGACACtgagtttgtgttgtgtggctGGAAAGGCGAGTTCTTCAAGAAATTACCTGGTAAATGTAAATGAAGACtccatgattaattaattaacacacacacacacacacacacacacacacaca from Corticium candelabrum chromosome 21, ooCorCand1.1, whole genome shotgun sequence encodes the following:
- the LOC134196530 gene encoding cytosolic phospholipase A2-like isoform X1, with amino-acid sequence MMQGKLTSRVRKTFASLGRPRVERRSQDDTKPTDSISFETVLDVKLHRGRNLKKTRFEKSKSLFLDKTMDPYIRFEVTNPKGTADAVQKSPSIENDENPVWNPEYEATFVLQNPLERGQLVMTMWDASYLFDSQMSNSVSLDLNDFNIGDEYQQKTVKIHKNGEIDISLRLRSEREFEEDAIDYKEPTMIQGALDKELYSDPDVVRLDVIIHSASDLKRTLYRKLVDTFGHSKTDPYVQLHITKPWEKAKDAAKQNTAYRPNTDTPEWEEEFSFLIDKRGGVGQLKMTLWDSNLVIDHQLSSPLVIELKDIKMGLEFEEREDSVHGEAKLKYSLRIRRPTADLRFGQELHEEETLIVAKRKTKAKEAITSLFSDIKVSKVPTISLIGSGGGFRAMIGVSGAITALKEAELLDCCTYMSTLSGSTWYLSVLYALRNGMNIYKCNEYLKERCVEMSSIIHPSTVKQHFYEIERKHRDGLHVSAVDVWGSLLGQVLQPDLEKKERTRLSDAQQRVRSCQMPFPIYTAVMVQRHTAEEAYAEWVEFTPFEYGIHNLKLFTAIENSASDRSYGIVSRRYQQFNVAYMQGLWGSAFAGQIRTWISQAFEKSSGVRAVIGKAIKKVLDWTGVDSLRPLAATVPNYMKGIQTVPQTSQRRHQLHTNDFLNDHCFSFDSSQTDGSLAKKAKLVDDHTIDHRAGRVDESERAAEKSSRRNIVHEDYLTMVDAGLDFNLPFPPLLRPERHTDIFLAFDYSWYGSVKENPLKNVLKAMEWAKHNGYSFPEIREDMFDPDDPKKYYVFENRDDPYCPIVILFCLCNSEGQVDPYSSVYDTFNFDYKEKDFDRLHELCHNNTMLAVDVIKGAIRKKMEV
- the LOC134196530 gene encoding cytosolic phospholipase A2-like isoform X2 — translated: MDPYIRFEVTNPKGTADAVQKSPSIENDENPVWNPEYEATFVLQNPLERGQLVMTMWDASYLFDSQMSNSVSLDLNDFNIGDEYQQKTVKIHKNGEIDISLRLRSEREFEEDAIDYKEPTMIQGALDKELYSDPDVVRLDVIIHSASDLKRTLYRKLVDTFGHSKTDPYVQLHITKPWEKAKDAAKQNTAYRPNTDTPEWEEEFSFLIDKRGGVGQLKMTLWDSNLVIDHQLSSPLVIELKDIKMGLEFEEREDSVHGEAKLKYSLRIRRPTADLRFGQELHEEETLIVAKRKTKAKEAITSLFSDIKVSKVPTISLIGSGGGFRAMIGVSGAITALKEAELLDCCTYMSTLSGSTWYLSVLYALRNGMNIYKCNEYLKERCVEMSSIIHPSTVKQHFYEIERKHRDGLHVSAVDVWGSLLGQVLQPDLEKKERTRLSDAQQRVRSCQMPFPIYTAVMVQRHTAEEAYAEWVEFTPFEYGIHNLKLFTAIENSASDRSYGIVSRRYQQFNVAYMQGLWGSAFAGQIRTWISQAFEKSSGVRAVIGKAIKKVLDWTGVDSLRPLAATVPNYMKGIQTVPQTSQRRHQLHTNDFLNDHCFSFDSSQTDGSLAKKAKLVDDHTIDHRAGRVDESERAAEKSSRRNIVHEDYLTMVDAGLDFNLPFPPLLRPERHTDIFLAFDYSWYGSVKENPLKNVLKAMEWAKHNGYSFPEIREDMFDPDDPKKYYVFENRDDPYCPIVILFCLCNSEGQVDPYSSVYDTFNFDYKEKDFDRLHELCHNNTMLAVDVIKGAIRKKMEV